A stretch of the Bacteroides sp. genome encodes the following:
- a CDS encoding glycogen/starch synthase produces MEKPRVLFVQQEITPYLKESHMGLIGRHLPQGIQEKGKEIRTFMPRFGNINERRNQLHEVIRLSGMNLVINDTDHPLIIKVASIQAARMQIYFIDNEDFFQRKYTLADKSGKYAPDNDERAIFFARGVIETVKKLGWAPDVVHCNGWFTSLMPLYLKVALKENPMFSDTKVVYSVYNDEFPGSLNPELYKKLQGKDIKAEHIAQYQDPTFVNISKAAIDYADGVIFGHQDIHPEVEQYARQSNKPLLDYQPMETYIEAFNDFYDEVLVNEPVVSE; encoded by the coding sequence ATGGAAAAACCCAGAGTACTTTTCGTTCAACAGGAAATCACCCCGTATCTGAAGGAAAGCCACATGGGCCTTATCGGCCGGCATCTTCCCCAGGGTATTCAGGAAAAAGGCAAGGAGATTCGAACGTTTATGCCCCGTTTCGGCAATATCAACGAGCGTCGCAATCAGCTTCACGAAGTCATCCGCCTTTCGGGTATGAACCTGGTGATCAACGATACCGACCATCCGTTGATTATAAAAGTGGCTTCCATCCAGGCAGCCCGCATGCAGATTTACTTTATCGACAATGAAGATTTCTTCCAGCGCAAGTACACCCTTGCCGACAAATCGGGAAAGTATGCCCCCGACAATGATGAACGGGCCATTTTCTTTGCCCGCGGCGTCATTGAAACTGTGAAGAAACTGGGCTGGGCCCCTGATGTGGTTCATTGCAATGGCTGGTTCACCAGCCTGATGCCGCTCTACCTTAAGGTGGCTCTTAAGGAAAACCCCATGTTTTCTGACACCAAAGTGGTTTATTCAGTCTACAATGATGAATTCCCCGGCTCGCTGAATCCTGAACTGTATAAGAAACTGCAGGGCAAGGACATCAAAGCAGAACATATTGCCCAGTATCAGGATCCTACCTTTGTGAACATCAGCAAGGCTGCCATCGATTATGCCGACGGCGTTATTTTCGGCCACCAGGATATTCATCCCGAAGTCGAGCAATATGCCCGTCAATCGAATAAGCCCCTGCTGGATTACCAGCCCATGGAAACCTATATTGAGGCCTTTAACGATTTTTATGATGAGGTATTGGTTAATGAACCCGTTGTTTCAGAATAA
- a CDS encoding DUF4270 domain-containing protein, which produces MIPRSSGGFFRLPLSVLAVFFLLLSWQSCTEPDAIGLDLIEDQAGFMITDTVSITTYFEKDDTIPTNLGYQNLLGMMHDPVFGKTRASILTQFRLPANDFSLGEEPILDSVVLSLGYTGSFYGNEETIQTIRVFELLDDIPDADTLYNNQPLAVDQRNIGQRLLRPAPADSTLIDTLYFAPHFKMRLSDRIGQKILDANGTEYFENITNFLEYFKGIMITVADNFSEGGSIFNINMYSPFTYMAIYYHEAADTVPVSRNYRFYVNDFTRRMTYVEHFDFQGSHPAITEQLNNPGQTNDTLLFLKALGGLRTRINLPHIMDLSEVSSIYINQAKLIVPVDTNFVTDNFYAANNLILLQMSEEEELVALSDYNIGASYFGGAYNEDLNQYEFNITQHIQEVIDGKLENADLVLLISGSAENAQRVVLNGPGRQENPMKLEIRYTQFN; this is translated from the coding sequence ATGATCCCCCGTTCAAGCGGGGGTTTTTTCCGCCTTCCGCTTTCCGTTCTGGCTGTATTTTTCCTGCTGCTTTCCTGGCAGTCCTGCACTGAGCCCGATGCCATCGGACTAGACCTGATTGAAGATCAGGCTGGTTTTATGATAACCGATACGGTCAGCATTACCACCTATTTTGAAAAGGATGACACCATCCCGACCAATCTGGGGTATCAAAACCTGCTGGGCATGATGCATGACCCGGTGTTCGGGAAAACCAGGGCCAGCATCCTGACACAGTTTCGTCTGCCTGCCAACGACTTCTCCCTTGGCGAAGAACCCATACTCGACTCCGTTGTCCTTTCCCTGGGGTATACGGGTTCCTTTTACGGAAACGAGGAAACCATACAGACCATCAGGGTCTTCGAATTGCTCGATGACATCCCTGATGCCGACACCCTTTACAACAACCAGCCCCTGGCTGTCGATCAGCGAAATATCGGGCAGCGTTTGCTGCGCCCTGCTCCTGCCGACAGTACCCTGATCGATACCCTTTATTTCGCGCCCCATTTTAAAATGAGGCTCTCCGACCGTATAGGCCAGAAGATCCTGGATGCCAATGGCACCGAATATTTTGAGAATATCACCAACTTCCTGGAATATTTCAAAGGAATCATGATTACCGTTGCAGATAATTTCTCCGAGGGAGGATCTATTTTCAACATCAACATGTATTCCCCCTTTACCTACATGGCCATCTATTACCACGAGGCCGCTGACACCGTTCCCGTGTCCAGGAATTACCGGTTTTATGTCAATGACTTTACCCGCCGCATGACCTATGTCGAGCATTTTGACTTCCAGGGCAGTCATCCTGCCATTACTGAACAGCTCAACAACCCCGGGCAAACCAACGACACCCTGCTGTTCCTGAAAGCTCTTGGGGGGCTTCGCACCCGGATCAACCTGCCTCATATTATGGATCTGTCGGAAGTTTCCAGTATTTACATTAACCAGGCAAAACTGATTGTTCCGGTCGACACCAATTTCGTCACGGATAATTTTTATGCGGCTAATAACCTCATCCTGCTGCAAATGTCAGAGGAAGAAGAGCTGGTTGCCCTGAGCGATTACAATATCGGGGCTTCCTACTTTGGGGGCGCCTATAATGAGGACCTGAATCAATACGAGTTCAATATTACGCAGCACATCCAGGAAGTGATTGATGGGAAACTGGAGAATGCCGACCTGGTGCTGCTGATATCGGGTTCAGCCGAAAATGCCCAGCGCGTGGTGCTGAATGGGCCTGGCCGGCAGGAGAACCCCATGAAACTCGAAATCAGGTATACCCAGTTTAATTGA